The Sander vitreus isolate 19-12246 chromosome 5, sanVit1, whole genome shotgun sequence genome includes a region encoding these proteins:
- the rfk gene encoding riboflavin kinase — MKSLPYFCRGEVIRGFGRGSKELGIPTANFPDSVVDNLPADIATGIYYGWACVGNGDVYKMVMSIGWNPYYKNTKKSMETHVIHTFKEDFYGEILSVVLVGYIRPERSYNSLEALIAAINSDIEEAKVTLELPEHLKLRDDNFFTSAPSSSSALPSNTASTSQTIINGH; from the exons ATGAAGAGCCTACCGTATTTCTGCCGGGGAGAGGTCATTCGAGGCTTCGGGAGAGGAAGCAAAGAACTGGGAATCCCCACAG CCAACTTCCCTGACTCAGTGGTGGACAATCTTCCAGCAGATATTGCCACAGGAATCTACTATGGCTGGGCCTGCGTCGGTAATGGTGATGTCTACAAGATGGTGATGAGCATTGGCTGGAACCCTTACTACAAAAATACCAAGAAGTCCATG gAGACCCACGTGATTCACACATTTAAAGAGGACTTTTATGGGGAGATTCTCAGTGTTGTCCTGGTGGGCTACATCCGTCCAGAGAGAAGCTACAACTCACTTG AAGCGCTCATTGCAGCCATAAACAGCGACATTGAGGAGGCCAAGGTCACGCTGGAGCTCCCCGAGCATCTCAAACTGAGAGACGACAACTTCTTCACCAGCGCTCCCAGCTCATCGTCAGCCCTGCCCTCCAACACTGCATCCACATCACAGACTATTATAAATGGTCACTGA